One region of Demequina sp. TMPB413 genomic DNA includes:
- a CDS encoding UPF0182 family protein: protein MAIAIGAMAVLAVLTVALANVWTEAAWYDQVGYFGVWRTQWIARIVLFAGAAIVAGAAVWGSLRWAKSVRPALTAARNTPLDQYREQIRPIERVVTLVLPLLVGLIAGGAVASRWDQVLAFLNRSSFGYDDPQFGLDASFYVFTLPVLRLVVGFVLAIVIVCTILAAFVHLLYGGISGGGRMFVASKGARTQLGILGFIVMLAIAANYVLDRFSLVLNQGERFSGASYTDVNAILPARSILAGIAVLVAVMFLLVIWRGDWRIPATGVGLMALSAIVIGGVYPAIVQNFQVDPNAQEYEAPYIQRDIDATLYAYGLDDVDVTQYEAQTEADADALRADADTTAQIRLLDPNVVAPTFQQLQQNKQYYSFPETLTVDRYRVGDEIRDTVIAVRQLNLDGLSQENRSWVNDTTVFTHGFGVVAAYGNKVTTDGRPQFYQSGIPSVGELGTYEPRIYFGTSVPTYSIVGAPEGSDPWELDFPDDDAGGQVNNTYDGDGGPSIGNTFAKLMYALKFGEQQILFSDRVTEESQILYYRDPIERVARVAPYLDLDSTTYPAVVDGRVVWIVDGYTSTNDFPYAASISSTDVFAGTDPLNPAVLNYVRNSVKATVDAYDGTVTLYAWDPEDPLLKTWQKVFPSTLVPYSEMSADLMSHMRYPEDLFSIQRYQLTRYHVSDAAEFYSGQDFWANPADPTAETRLQPPYYLTLQMPGQDDPAFSLTSTFIPGGNSDRQVLTGFVAVNSETGDQPGVKHPDYGQFRLLELPRDATVSGPGQVQNQFRSDPEAQNVLNLLRQGETDVINGNLLTLPVGGGLLYVQPVYVRSSQGTQFPLLQKVFVSFGDEVGFADTLSGALDQVFGSGATDDIPDPTDPVDGQDPDEPAEPDEPTEPAEPVDPDASAARADLRTALADAQQALLDGQDALTEGDFAAYGEAQAALAEALGRAAQAEAALDAATEADAGVPADGESDASASPSPSASDETN, encoded by the coding sequence ATGGCGATCGCCATCGGCGCGATGGCGGTGCTCGCCGTGCTGACGGTCGCGCTCGCCAATGTCTGGACAGAGGCGGCCTGGTACGACCAGGTGGGCTACTTCGGCGTGTGGCGCACCCAGTGGATCGCGCGCATTGTGCTCTTCGCGGGCGCGGCGATCGTTGCGGGGGCCGCGGTGTGGGGCTCCTTGCGGTGGGCCAAGTCGGTGCGGCCGGCGCTGACGGCGGCACGCAACACGCCGCTTGATCAGTACCGGGAGCAGATCCGCCCGATCGAGCGCGTCGTGACCCTGGTGTTGCCACTGTTGGTGGGGCTCATCGCCGGTGGCGCCGTCGCCTCCAGGTGGGACCAGGTGCTGGCATTCCTGAACCGGTCGTCGTTCGGCTACGACGACCCCCAGTTCGGCCTCGACGCGTCGTTCTACGTGTTCACGCTTCCTGTGTTGCGACTCGTCGTCGGCTTTGTGCTCGCGATCGTGATCGTGTGCACCATCCTCGCGGCGTTCGTGCACCTGCTGTACGGCGGCATTTCCGGCGGCGGGCGCATGTTCGTCGCGAGCAAGGGAGCCCGCACCCAGTTGGGCATCCTCGGCTTCATCGTCATGCTCGCCATCGCCGCCAACTACGTGCTTGACCGCTTCTCCTTGGTGCTGAACCAGGGCGAACGTTTCTCCGGCGCGAGCTACACGGACGTCAACGCCATCTTGCCCGCAAGGTCGATCCTTGCCGGTATCGCGGTGCTGGTGGCGGTGATGTTCCTGCTGGTGATCTGGCGAGGCGACTGGCGTATCCCCGCCACCGGCGTCGGCCTCATGGCCCTGTCTGCCATTGTCATCGGCGGCGTGTACCCCGCGATCGTGCAGAACTTCCAGGTGGACCCGAACGCGCAGGAGTACGAGGCGCCCTATATCCAGCGCGATATCGATGCGACGCTCTACGCGTATGGCCTCGACGACGTGGACGTCACGCAATACGAGGCGCAGACAGAGGCCGATGCCGATGCGTTGCGCGCCGACGCCGACACGACCGCCCAGATCCGCCTGCTCGACCCCAACGTGGTGGCCCCCACGTTCCAGCAACTGCAGCAGAACAAGCAGTACTACTCGTTCCCCGAGACGCTCACTGTCGATCGCTACCGCGTGGGCGACGAGATTCGCGACACCGTCATCGCGGTCCGCCAACTCAACCTCGATGGCTTGAGTCAAGAGAACCGCTCGTGGGTCAACGACACCACGGTGTTCACGCACGGATTCGGCGTGGTGGCCGCTTATGGCAACAAGGTCACCACCGACGGCCGCCCGCAGTTCTACCAGTCGGGTATCCCCTCCGTTGGCGAGCTCGGCACCTATGAGCCGCGCATCTACTTTGGTACTTCCGTTCCCACGTACTCGATCGTGGGCGCTCCAGAGGGCAGCGATCCATGGGAGCTTGACTTCCCTGACGACGACGCTGGGGGCCAGGTCAACAACACGTACGACGGCGATGGCGGGCCAAGCATCGGCAATACCTTCGCCAAGTTGATGTACGCCCTCAAGTTTGGTGAGCAGCAGATTCTGTTCTCCGACCGCGTGACCGAGGAGTCGCAGATTCTGTACTACCGCGACCCGATCGAGCGCGTCGCACGCGTTGCTCCCTACCTTGACCTCGACAGCACCACCTATCCCGCTGTGGTGGATGGGCGGGTCGTGTGGATCGTGGATGGTTACACGTCAACCAACGACTTCCCGTACGCGGCGAGCATCTCGTCGACCGACGTCTTTGCGGGCACGGACCCCCTCAATCCCGCGGTGCTGAACTACGTGCGCAACTCCGTCAAGGCGACGGTTGATGCGTACGACGGCACCGTCACCTTGTATGCCTGGGACCCTGAAGACCCGCTCTTGAAGACGTGGCAAAAGGTGTTCCCGTCCACGCTCGTGCCGTACTCGGAGATGAGTGCCGACCTCATGAGCCACATGCGCTATCCCGAGGACCTGTTCTCGATCCAGCGCTACCAGCTCACCCGGTATCACGTGTCGGATGCGGCGGAGTTCTACTCCGGACAGGACTTCTGGGCGAACCCTGCCGACCCCACGGCGGAGACGCGATTGCAGCCTCCCTACTACCTCACCCTGCAAATGCCAGGGCAGGACGATCCCGCGTTCTCCTTGACGTCGACGTTCATCCCTGGAGGTAACTCCGATCGTCAGGTGCTGACCGGCTTCGTTGCCGTCAACTCCGAGACGGGTGATCAGCCAGGTGTGAAACACCCGGACTACGGACAATTCCGCCTGCTGGAGTTGCCGCGCGACGCGACGGTTTCCGGTCCTGGCCAAGTCCAGAACCAGTTCCGCTCGGACCCAGAGGCACAGAACGTCCTGAACCTGCTGCGCCAGGGTGAGACTGACGTGATCAACGGCAACCTGCTGACGTTGCCGGTGGGTGGCGGACTCCTGTACGTGCAGCCGGTGTACGTGCGTTCGTCTCAGGGAACCCAGTTCCCCCTGTTGCAGAAGGTGTTCGTGTCCTTCGGCGATGAGGTGGGCTTCGCTGACACGCTCTCGGGCGCGCTTGACCAGGTCTTCGGCTCCGGCGCCACCGACGACATCCCCGACCCGACGGATCCGGTCGATGGTCAGGACCCTGACGAGCCGGCAGAGCCTGACGAGCCCACCGAGCCAGCGGAGCCAGTGGACCCCGACGCGAGCGCCGCGAGGGCCGACTTGCGCACCGCGCTCGCCGATGCTCAGCAGGCACTTCTTGACGGTCAGGATGCCCTCACGGAAGGCGACTTTGCCGCCTACGGCGAGGCTCAAGCGGCGCTGGCAGAGGCTCTTGGTCGTGCGGCCCAGGCGGAGGCGGCCCTCGACGCGGCAACCGAGGCCGACGCTGGGGTACCGGCGGACGGCGAGTCGGACGCTTCGGCGAGCCCGTCTCCGTCGGCCTCTGACGAGACCAACTAG
- a CDS encoding DUF4328 domain-containing protein, giving the protein MTTPQEPQDPFSTPQAPLPPQAQSPQQPPAYAPPPHIVVSQSSGPTKLALWATILTGAVTVLALIGAFTAADAVDELKSVLADPDGASPFAGQNPLDLLSAPLWIASFVVLALWMSRVRSAMVGRGEVPGGPPAVEWWGWFVPLANFVLPYLGMRAITRRKAGLGIVLGWWLTFCLYWVLSYASIIPSMTAVDYSTGELTHPENLDAIVPLTWAGAITLAVSWVFLALVIRQTTAAEDAIATNNTYGAGSTL; this is encoded by the coding sequence ATGACAACACCACAAGAACCTCAGGACCCGTTCTCCACTCCACAAGCGCCGCTGCCTCCCCAGGCGCAGTCGCCTCAGCAGCCACCCGCCTACGCCCCACCGCCGCACATCGTCGTGAGCCAGTCGTCTGGTCCGACAAAGCTGGCGCTGTGGGCAACGATTCTGACCGGCGCCGTCACCGTCCTCGCCTTGATAGGTGCGTTCACCGCTGCGGACGCCGTTGATGAACTGAAGTCGGTGCTCGCGGACCCCGACGGCGCCTCTCCCTTTGCTGGCCAGAACCCCTTGGACTTGCTCTCAGCACCACTGTGGATCGCCAGCTTCGTGGTGCTCGCGCTGTGGATGTCACGGGTGCGTTCAGCGATGGTGGGCAGAGGCGAGGTTCCTGGCGGCCCTCCGGCCGTCGAGTGGTGGGGCTGGTTTGTGCCGCTCGCCAACTTCGTGCTGCCCTACCTCGGGATGCGTGCCATCACCCGCCGCAAGGCAGGCCTCGGAATTGTCCTGGGCTGGTGGCTCACGTTCTGCCTGTACTGGGTCCTGTCCTACGCATCCATCATCCCCAGCATGACCGCTGTCGACTACTCGACCGGCGAACTCACCCACCCGGAGAACCTCGACGCGATCGTGCCGCTCACGTGGGCCGGAGCCATCACTCTTGCCGTGTCGTGGGTCTTCCTCGCTCTCGTCATCCGCCAGACCACGGCGGCAGAAGACGCGATCGCGACCAACAACACCTACGGCGCCGGATCAACGCTCTAG
- a CDS encoding FIST signal transduction protein: MSVGTSADARPDVAARDAVTQALAGRQASLVMLFVSPTYNMHAIASAAAHAAQDAPVVGCSTSGEIADGRGGSGRVVAVALGGDGLEARTSMGLLADGATAAGSAAAEGLRALTRPHRALILLPDGLAGHHASVVRGAYAVGGATVQLVGGCAGDELAMGTTWQIFGDRAYTGVIVGAAIGSDGPIGIGVGHGWRRTGDPLVVTSSDGSQIFTIDDQPALDAYLAATDAPAAASSDQEAWQRHALERPFGLPRPGGDEVRAVLSADFDNRSLFCGDIPQGSMIWPMEGDADSVMRGTDTAMDEAIGALQGVPAVGFIAFDCAARRNILGEEGVATETSRLAQRAGEAPVAGFYTYGEVARRTGSRGVHSATLVLLALG, translated from the coding sequence ATGTCGGTCGGCACATCCGCCGACGCGCGCCCCGACGTGGCAGCCAGGGACGCCGTCACACAAGCGCTCGCCGGCAGGCAGGCATCCCTGGTGATGCTCTTCGTGTCGCCCACCTACAACATGCATGCCATCGCCTCTGCGGCCGCGCATGCAGCCCAGGATGCCCCCGTCGTGGGCTGTTCGACGTCGGGAGAAATCGCCGACGGCCGGGGCGGTTCCGGTCGGGTGGTGGCGGTAGCTCTGGGCGGCGATGGCTTGGAGGCACGCACGTCGATGGGCCTCCTTGCCGACGGCGCGACCGCAGCGGGCAGCGCGGCGGCCGAGGGACTGCGTGCCCTCACTCGCCCTCACCGCGCGCTCATCTTGTTGCCCGACGGCCTCGCCGGCCACCACGCGTCAGTGGTGCGAGGGGCCTACGCCGTTGGTGGCGCCACCGTGCAACTGGTAGGCGGCTGCGCCGGCGACGAGTTGGCGATGGGCACCACGTGGCAGATCTTTGGTGACCGCGCATACACGGGCGTGATCGTGGGCGCGGCGATTGGGTCCGACGGGCCCATCGGCATCGGTGTGGGGCACGGCTGGCGGCGAACCGGCGATCCCTTGGTCGTGACGTCGAGCGACGGCTCGCAGATCTTCACGATCGACGATCAACCGGCCCTTGACGCCTATTTGGCCGCCACGGACGCGCCGGCAGCGGCATCCTCGGATCAAGAGGCCTGGCAGCGACACGCGCTCGAGCGCCCATTCGGGCTTCCGCGACCAGGTGGAGACGAAGTGCGCGCCGTGTTGAGCGCCGATTTTGACAACCGATCGCTGTTTTGCGGCGATATTCCGCAGGGATCAATGATCTGGCCCATGGAGGGTGACGCTGACTCGGTGATGCGCGGGACCGACACGGCGATGGACGAGGCAATCGGAGCCCTTCAAGGGGTCCCAGCCGTCGGCTTCATCGCTTTCGACTGTGCGGCGCGCCGCAACATTCTTGGCGAGGAAGGTGTGGCGACGGAAACCTCGCGCCTGGCTCAGCGCGCAGGGGAGGCTCCCGTGGCAGGCTTCTACACCTACGGCGAAGTGGCTCGCCGCACCGGTTCGCGGGGCGTCCACAGCGCCACGCTCGTCTTGCTAGCACTGGGATAG
- a CDS encoding bifunctional diguanylate cyclase/phosphodiesterase, which produces MTDLSAVSPQRLVVFLTELGRCATSVELTHLATELIAEEFDGELGLVLSANEVISAVGFGSSDPPAELLLSIPSGVSVVEIPGIGPCHTMTATCSAFPGGRIVAGRVGAPYTSGDRDLFLGMARVFDLTTSSIRALERERARHRALEVLLALQRSISHRVPLAKILLSVTEGASSVLRGCPVALVLDDALDPGEPVHVGADLERVEDAVSIPVHVQGAIAGRLLAGASEGTRLTDEDRALLSTFAEHASLALTDARTVEAMREAFHDPLTGLPNRPLFLDRLTAALDKRDAGPLAVLFVDLDRFKAVNDTMGHAAGDELLLQVAERIRSTTRTESSAARFGGDEFALMVECHAEPGIAIHVAQRVIAALAEPFTVRGNTVLIGATVGIAFSGNGRDAAELLADADLAMYRAKRAGGGRSATFESKMRDELASQLSLASDLTGALGRKELSVHFQPIFDLDSGRPVAVEALLRWQHPTRGTVSPTEFIPVAESTGLIVPIGRWVLGQACGWASKWRSSLAALKVTVNVSVHQLREPGFATEVIDTVAGAGLPPNALIVEVTESALIADHDGTIDSLEHLERAGITIALDDFGTGYSALSYLHKLPLDVLKIDRSFVSGAQGTQGDQLVRTIIDLGQVYGLEVVAEGIEDEAQLDRLLTTGCRFGQGYFLARPAAPEGLIEKLEHLDQGHGLLTELARRAGPRRGSFRSRIDATAWEERPGY; this is translated from the coding sequence ATGACGGACCTCTCCGCGGTTTCCCCTCAACGGCTCGTGGTGTTCCTCACGGAGCTTGGCCGGTGCGCGACGTCCGTGGAACTGACGCACCTGGCGACGGAACTGATCGCGGAAGAGTTCGACGGGGAATTGGGGCTCGTCCTGTCAGCAAACGAGGTGATCTCCGCTGTGGGATTTGGAAGTTCCGATCCACCAGCAGAACTCCTCCTTTCCATCCCCTCCGGCGTCTCGGTAGTGGAGATTCCCGGCATCGGTCCGTGCCACACGATGACGGCGACGTGCTCCGCTTTTCCAGGGGGGCGCATCGTCGCTGGTCGGGTGGGAGCGCCGTATACGAGCGGCGACCGGGATCTCTTCTTGGGGATGGCCCGCGTTTTTGACTTGACCACAAGTTCGATACGCGCGTTGGAGAGGGAGCGCGCGCGGCACCGGGCGCTCGAGGTATTGCTCGCTCTGCAACGCTCGATCTCGCACAGGGTACCGCTGGCAAAGATCCTCCTGTCCGTGACGGAGGGTGCGTCCAGCGTGCTGCGGGGGTGTCCGGTGGCACTCGTGCTCGATGATGCGCTCGACCCTGGCGAGCCGGTGCACGTGGGTGCGGACCTGGAACGTGTTGAGGACGCGGTCTCGATACCGGTCCACGTTCAAGGCGCCATCGCAGGCAGGTTGCTTGCGGGCGCATCCGAGGGAACCCGGCTCACCGATGAGGACCGTGCCTTGCTTTCGACCTTTGCCGAGCACGCGAGCCTGGCACTGACCGACGCCCGCACGGTTGAGGCGATGCGGGAGGCCTTCCACGACCCGCTCACAGGGCTTCCGAACCGCCCGCTCTTTCTTGACCGGCTGACAGCTGCGCTCGACAAACGCGATGCGGGACCACTTGCCGTGCTCTTCGTCGACCTTGATCGCTTCAAGGCGGTCAACGACACGATGGGACACGCCGCTGGTGATGAACTGCTGTTGCAGGTGGCCGAGCGCATTCGCTCGACCACCAGGACCGAGTCCTCCGCCGCACGATTTGGTGGCGATGAGTTTGCCCTCATGGTCGAGTGCCACGCGGAGCCGGGGATTGCTATCCACGTCGCCCAACGAGTCATCGCCGCGCTCGCCGAGCCCTTCACGGTGAGGGGCAATACCGTCTTAATCGGAGCAACCGTAGGCATTGCGTTTAGCGGAAACGGCCGCGACGCAGCGGAGCTTCTCGCCGACGCCGATCTGGCTATGTATCGCGCTAAGCGCGCAGGAGGCGGGAGGAGCGCGACCTTTGAGTCGAAGATGCGGGACGAACTGGCGTCGCAGTTGAGTCTCGCGTCCGATCTCACCGGCGCGCTCGGCAGGAAAGAACTCTCCGTCCACTTCCAGCCGATCTTTGACCTCGACTCCGGCAGGCCTGTGGCTGTCGAGGCCCTGCTTCGCTGGCAGCACCCCACGCGCGGCACCGTCTCGCCGACGGAGTTCATTCCCGTGGCCGAGTCGACAGGTTTGATCGTGCCGATAGGCCGATGGGTGCTGGGTCAAGCGTGCGGGTGGGCGAGCAAGTGGCGCTCTTCCCTCGCCGCGCTCAAGGTGACTGTCAACGTGTCAGTGCACCAGTTGCGCGAGCCGGGCTTTGCTACCGAGGTCATCGATACGGTCGCGGGAGCAGGACTCCCGCCGAACGCTCTCATCGTGGAAGTGACGGAGAGCGCCCTCATCGCAGACCATGACGGCACCATCGACTCTCTGGAACATCTCGAGCGGGCGGGCATCACCATCGCGCTCGACGACTTCGGCACGGGCTACTCGGCGCTGAGTTATCTTCACAAGCTGCCGCTAGACGTCTTGAAGATCGACCGCAGTTTCGTCTCTGGAGCGCAAGGAACCCAGGGTGACCAATTGGTCCGCACCATCATCGACCTTGGTCAGGTGTACGGGCTGGAAGTCGTGGCAGAGGGCATCGAGGACGAAGCTCAACTTGACCGCCTCCTCACCACCGGCTGCAGGTTTGGTCAGGGCTACTTCTTGGCAAGGCCCGCCGCACCAGAGGGGCTCATCGAGAAACTCGAACACTTGGATCAAGGTCACGGCCTGTTGACAGAGTTGGCGCGCCGCGCGGGACCCCGCCGCGGCAGTTTCCGGTCAAGGATCGACGCGACAGCGTGGGAGGAACGGCCCGGTTACTAG
- a CDS encoding amino acid permease: MTSTAIHEPGSTRTGWWHGRTVLLIAFAFSVMADPVSSVAYAIEAALRALDGRLSLLLPAMFLVVLIVGLVVASYHQLVARFPEGGGAAAATGKAFGEGLAFVPMGALVVDFVLTIAISVSAGSSAIISYVPSLSPYRLWLALGLLTLVAGLMRFGHLGRAVFALLTIAFVITAVVVLVTSAGQNAVTTVIEPSLTSSAPLTVALAFPVAMALATGVEAPSSAIAQLAQLDDAGRRSFGRWALWLTLGIVSVLTMGLAAVAVHLGIGVPGNDTTLVAELARSGSSHAVFTMFQGTTALLLLSAASSSFQAGPGLLKALARSKGAGRSRHGVLPSVLGTTNVHHVPVMGVAVFYGASVLVVIAAGARDQRLVLFYAVAVFVSFLMGLLAMATFAWRERRVGWVVLNAVAAAAVGFTLVANALRPAAVGSLAATALVGGGLYIAWVKAGRPRGASHAVAEAEAEVEPDADLEGEAEADGESAVTGIDATGR; the protein is encoded by the coding sequence ATGACAAGCACGGCCATCCACGAGCCGGGTTCCACGCGCACCGGCTGGTGGCACGGGCGAACCGTCCTCTTGATTGCTTTCGCGTTCTCGGTCATGGCAGACCCGGTGTCTTCCGTCGCCTACGCCATCGAGGCGGCGCTTCGCGCTCTCGACGGGCGTCTGAGCCTCTTGCTTCCCGCCATGTTCCTGGTCGTCCTCATCGTGGGTCTGGTGGTGGCCTCCTATCACCAGCTCGTGGCGCGGTTCCCAGAAGGCGGCGGCGCGGCCGCGGCTACTGGCAAGGCTTTCGGCGAGGGCTTGGCGTTCGTTCCGATGGGTGCGCTCGTGGTCGATTTCGTCCTGACGATTGCCATCTCGGTTTCCGCCGGTTCCTCGGCGATCATTTCTTATGTGCCTTCACTGTCCCCCTACCGCCTGTGGCTAGCCCTGGGGTTGCTGACGCTCGTGGCCGGACTCATGCGTTTCGGTCACTTGGGAAGGGCGGTCTTCGCGCTCCTGACGATCGCGTTTGTCATCACCGCCGTGGTCGTGCTCGTCACAAGTGCGGGTCAAAACGCGGTGACGACGGTCATCGAGCCGTCTTTGACATCGTCCGCGCCGCTCACGGTCGCGCTGGCGTTCCCCGTGGCGATGGCGCTCGCAACTGGCGTGGAGGCTCCATCGTCCGCGATCGCGCAGTTGGCGCAGTTGGACGACGCCGGGCGTCGCTCGTTCGGGCGGTGGGCGCTGTGGCTCACGCTTGGCATCGTGTCCGTCCTCACGATGGGGCTCGCTGCGGTGGCGGTGCACCTCGGTATTGGTGTGCCAGGAAATGACACCACTTTGGTGGCGGAACTGGCCCGGTCGGGGAGTTCTCACGCGGTGTTCACCATGTTCCAAGGCACGACCGCCTTGCTGTTGCTGTCCGCCGCCAGCTCTTCCTTTCAGGCGGGCCCTGGACTGCTGAAGGCGCTCGCGCGCAGCAAGGGTGCTGGCCGCTCCCGGCACGGAGTACTCCCCTCCGTGCTAGGCACCACGAACGTTCATCACGTTCCGGTGATGGGCGTGGCCGTGTTCTACGGGGCATCTGTGCTCGTGGTGATTGCCGCGGGCGCGCGGGACCAGCGACTCGTGTTGTTCTACGCCGTCGCCGTCTTTGTGAGCTTCCTGATGGGCTTGCTCGCCATGGCAACCTTCGCCTGGCGGGAGCGTCGGGTGGGATGGGTCGTGCTCAACGCGGTGGCGGCTGCGGCAGTCGGCTTCACCCTGGTGGCCAACGCGCTCCGTCCCGCCGCTGTCGGTTCACTCGCGGCCACAGCCCTGGTGGGCGGCGGGCTGTACATCGCGTGGGTCAAGGCGGGGCGCCCACGAGGCGCCTCCCATGCGGTAGCGGAGGCGGAGGCTGAGGTGGAGCCAGACGCAGACCTTGAGGGTGAGGCAGAGGCAGACGGCGAGTCCGCCGTCACTGGAATCGACGCGACGGGACGCTAG
- a CDS encoding APC family permease has translation MSSPPVSTRQLGLGGAVGVGVGSMLGAGVFVVWGPAADAAGEWLLAAIGLAAAVAIINARSVSLLAARHPVAGGAYTFGRRELGAVWGFVAGIGFVVGKTASVAAMALAIGTYVLPGYAPLVGTVAIGAVWAVNAMGVKRTAAATTVMAVLVLVGLATVIATSLMGEKGVTTQASSETVSAASVASAAALIFFAFAGYARLATLGEEVRDPGRTIPRAIALAIGVVVVTYLALGATLIRSPGLEALRSASAPLSLAVPQGRLATVALAALAAVAATGAMVALMAGIGRTAMAMARESDLPQALARVGHAGVPQRAEAVAALGAVGLVWWGDLAFALAMSSVAVLVYYAVANAAAFAAGRGASEVPMMRWRVGAATGMALCVILALSLDFAPILAAAGCLALAVVLRAVLRRGARIS, from the coding sequence GTGAGCTCTCCTCCCGTGTCGACACGGCAATTGGGTCTTGGCGGCGCTGTTGGCGTGGGGGTCGGATCCATGTTGGGCGCCGGCGTCTTCGTGGTCTGGGGACCGGCGGCCGACGCCGCGGGTGAGTGGCTGTTGGCGGCCATCGGGCTGGCGGCCGCTGTGGCGATCATCAATGCGAGGTCGGTCTCGCTCTTGGCCGCGCGCCATCCCGTGGCGGGAGGCGCGTACACGTTCGGCAGGCGTGAGCTCGGCGCGGTGTGGGGGTTCGTTGCTGGAATCGGCTTCGTGGTGGGCAAGACGGCCTCGGTAGCGGCTATGGCACTGGCGATCGGCACGTACGTCTTGCCTGGGTACGCGCCTCTCGTGGGAACGGTCGCGATTGGGGCCGTGTGGGCGGTGAACGCCATGGGGGTCAAGCGCACTGCGGCGGCCACCACGGTGATGGCGGTGCTGGTGCTCGTCGGGTTGGCGACAGTGATCGCCACGTCCCTGATGGGGGAGAAGGGAGTGACGACGCAGGCATCGTCGGAAACCGTGTCTGCGGCATCTGTCGCTTCCGCCGCCGCGCTGATCTTCTTCGCCTTCGCCGGTTACGCCAGGCTCGCCACGTTGGGAGAGGAGGTGCGCGACCCTGGCCGCACCATTCCCCGCGCCATTGCCCTTGCCATCGGAGTGGTCGTGGTGACCTACCTCGCGCTCGGTGCGACGCTGATCAGGAGCCCCGGCCTCGAGGCGCTGCGCAGCGCGAGCGCGCCATTGTCGCTTGCTGTCCCGCAGGGACGCCTTGCCACCGTTGCCCTCGCCGCGCTTGCCGCGGTCGCCGCCACCGGCGCGATGGTCGCCCTCATGGCAGGTATTGGCCGCACCGCGATGGCCATGGCGCGCGAGTCAGACCTGCCGCAGGCCCTCGCCAGGGTCGGTCATGCAGGTGTTCCTCAACGCGCAGAGGCAGTCGCGGCGCTCGGCGCGGTGGGCCTGGTGTGGTGGGGTGATCTCGCCTTTGCACTCGCGATGTCGAGCGTCGCGGTGCTGGTGTACTACGCCGTAGCCAACGCTGCGGCCTTCGCCGCCGGACGTGGCGCCTCCGAGGTGCCCATGATGCGGTGGCGCGTCGGGGCGGCGACCGGCATGGCGCTGTGCGTGATCCTCGCGCTGTCTCTCGACTTTGCACCGATTCTTGCTGCCGCTGGCTGCTTGGCTCTCGCCGTGGTGCTGCGGGCCGTGCTGCGGCGAGGGGCTCGAATCAGTTGA
- a CDS encoding CrcB family protein, with protein MSAWAYVAAILGCGVGAVVRYAIGTWRREHHLPWPTLAANALGTLVLGAAAALLEEGQLSATSAFVIGSGLAGGLTTFSTLAVDAVVLWRASPSKAVLYLAVTGAVGVASGALGWAVAAAAVN; from the coding sequence ATGAGCGCATGGGCTTACGTCGCCGCGATCCTCGGTTGCGGCGTGGGCGCGGTGGTGCGCTATGCGATCGGCACGTGGCGTAGGGAACATCACCTCCCGTGGCCGACCCTTGCGGCAAACGCACTCGGCACTCTCGTGCTGGGGGCGGCCGCGGCGTTGCTCGAAGAGGGCCAGCTGAGCGCGACGTCCGCCTTCGTGATCGGCTCAGGCCTCGCTGGCGGCCTCACGACGTTCTCCACGCTTGCGGTCGACGCCGTGGTGCTGTGGCGTGCCTCCCCGAGCAAGGCCGTGCTCTATCTTGCCGTCACAGGAGCCGTCGGTGTTGCCTCAGGCGCACTGGGCTGGGCCGTCGCCGCAGCGGCCGTCAACTGA
- a CDS encoding CrcB family protein, translating to MTAKIYGVVFAGAVVGGAARLAIDELFTAERWAWDIVVINVLGSALLGALMGWYSAHAAPWWVPGLGPGLLGGFTTFSAMAAPHPGAPLPALVLLGSTLALAALSAGAGWWCADTLAVRLGARERDVDADRIEAEVEGYRHDEVAP from the coding sequence GTGACCGCCAAGATCTACGGCGTCGTCTTTGCTGGCGCCGTCGTCGGCGGTGCGGCGCGCCTGGCCATCGATGAACTCTTCACAGCAGAACGCTGGGCGTGGGACATCGTTGTGATCAACGTTCTCGGCTCGGCGCTGCTGGGGGCGCTCATGGGTTGGTATAGCGCACATGCCGCACCGTGGTGGGTTCCAGGTCTCGGCCCTGGGCTGCTGGGCGGCTTCACCACGTTCTCCGCCATGGCTGCACCTCACCCAGGCGCTCCCCTGCCCGCCCTCGTCTTGCTGGGCTCGACCTTGGCGCTGGCCGCATTGAGCGCCGGCGCTGGCTGGTGGTGTGCAGACACCTTGGCGGTGAGACTCGGAGCGCGCGAGCGCGACGTTGACGCCGACAGAATCGAGGCCGAGGTCGAGGGCTACCGGCACGATGAGGTCGCACCATGA